A region from the Achromobacter seleniivolatilans genome encodes:
- a CDS encoding ShlB/FhaC/HecB family hemolysin secretion/activation protein, whose translation MHDFESRGRAARAILRRAPQALVLTAAINVAWAQGAPAPEPTQAAPAAEAGAAASRRVNINEYIVRGNTVLEARDIERAVYPYLGPDRTLADIESAREALQTIYQERGYQSVYVDLPEQQVADGIVFLQVSETKVGRVRVVGAKHYSPLAIRDEVPALQEGAVPNFNKAQAELTGLNKGASRQVVPLVKEGRLPGTMDVDLKVEDKSPWHASLGLNNDYSADTTRLRSTASLGYDNLWQLGHSVSLTFFTAPQETDNAKVWSGSYSMPLSSRWGLQFSGYKSDSNVATIGGTNVLGKGYSFGLSAIYTMEPQGEWNNSLSVGLDYKKFDEATRFGTNVDEIPIKYLPFTLGYNGYRYSESSQSSLGLSIVGASGSFFNQGSGWKEFDDKRYRASPSFALLRGDGTHTHNLFGDWQLGLRGSFQLSSGALVSNEQFSAGGATSVRGYLAAERTGDDGFLGSVEWRTPSLARWLGSNVNEWRFYAFADAATLRLRDPLPEQESRHSLASVGLGTRMQVLDWLSGSLDWGYPLKDGPNTRKHDPRLNFSVRASF comes from the coding sequence ATGCATGATTTCGAAAGTAGGGGTAGGGCGGCGCGCGCCATATTGCGTCGCGCGCCGCAAGCGTTGGTTCTGACGGCGGCCATCAACGTGGCCTGGGCGCAAGGGGCGCCGGCGCCCGAGCCGACGCAAGCGGCGCCCGCCGCCGAGGCAGGCGCCGCGGCCAGCCGCCGCGTCAATATCAACGAGTACATCGTGCGCGGCAACACCGTGCTGGAGGCCCGTGACATCGAACGCGCCGTCTATCCCTACCTGGGACCGGACCGCACGCTTGCCGATATTGAGTCGGCCCGCGAAGCCTTGCAGACGATCTACCAGGAACGCGGCTACCAGTCGGTCTATGTGGACTTGCCCGAGCAGCAGGTCGCCGACGGCATCGTTTTCCTGCAAGTGTCCGAGACCAAAGTCGGCCGCGTGCGGGTGGTGGGCGCCAAGCACTATTCGCCGCTGGCGATCCGCGACGAAGTGCCGGCCTTGCAGGAAGGCGCAGTACCCAACTTCAACAAGGCGCAAGCCGAGCTGACAGGTTTGAACAAGGGCGCCAGCCGCCAGGTTGTGCCTTTGGTCAAGGAAGGCCGTCTGCCGGGCACGATGGACGTGGACCTGAAAGTCGAAGACAAGAGCCCGTGGCATGCCAGCCTGGGTCTGAACAACGACTACAGCGCCGATACGACTCGTCTGCGCAGCACGGCGTCGCTGGGTTACGACAACCTGTGGCAGTTGGGGCATTCGGTCAGCCTGACGTTCTTTACCGCGCCGCAGGAAACGGACAACGCCAAGGTCTGGTCCGGCTCCTACTCCATGCCGCTGTCCAGCCGCTGGGGCCTGCAATTCTCGGGCTACAAGAGCGACAGCAATGTCGCCACCATCGGCGGCACCAATGTGCTGGGCAAGGGGTATTCCTTTGGCTTGTCGGCCATCTACACGATGGAGCCGCAGGGCGAATGGAACAACTCGCTGTCGGTCGGGCTGGACTACAAGAAGTTCGACGAAGCCACCCGTTTCGGCACGAACGTAGACGAGATTCCGATCAAGTACCTGCCGTTCACGCTGGGCTACAACGGCTACCGCTATTCCGAGTCGTCGCAAAGCAGCCTGGGCCTGTCCATTGTTGGCGCCAGCGGCTCCTTCTTCAATCAAGGCAGCGGCTGGAAGGAATTCGACGACAAGCGTTATCGCGCCAGCCCCAGCTTTGCGCTGCTGCGTGGTGACGGTACGCACACGCACAACCTGTTCGGCGATTGGCAACTGGGCCTGCGTGGTTCATTCCAGCTGTCGTCGGGCGCCCTGGTGTCCAACGAGCAGTTCTCGGCCGGCGGCGCGACCAGCGTGCGCGGTTATCTGGCCGCCGAACGCACGGGTGACGATGGTTTCCTGGGCTCGGTGGAATGGCGCACGCCGTCGCTGGCGCGTTGGCTGGGCAGCAATGTCAACGAATGGCGCTTCTACGCGTTTGCGGACGCCGCAACGCTGCGCCTGCGTGATCCGCTGCCTGAACAGGAATCCCGCCACTCGCTGGCCAGCGTCGGTCTGGGCACGCGCATGCAAGTGCTGGACTGGCTGTCCGGTTCCCTGGACTGGGGGTATCCGCTTAAAGACGGCCCCAACACCCGCAAACACGATCCTCGCCTGAACTTCAGCGTACGCGCCAGCTTCTGA
- a CDS encoding DUF2341 domain-containing protein has product MQRLLMLLLTVLAGVLPSAANAWWQPDWQYRKQITVDSTPQGMPLGGPAGRTPLLVRLHTGNFTFDGINEKGADIRFVAADDQTVLNHQLEAFDPLLGMALVWVDMPEVADGQRQDIWMYYGNQKAPASANGQLTFDPNYTLVYHFDGAAGAPPRDTTAYSNHGQTPTGAAVDGVIGRAAQFAGATPLMLPASPSLAIPAAGAFTFSAWVRADQPAGEQLIYARRDAGNALLIGINQGVPFVEVNGQRSQPGQPLTPAAWQHLAVTADGSQVNLYVNGRASASLAASLPPLATTAALGGDVPAPVAAPAPAAAPAADGTVPAEAAVAPHPVYAPFVGAIDEVRLSKVARPAALIYADASSQGAESRLVAYGADEEQSGFGFGGMGFLLKAVPIDAWIIIGVLVLMMVQSWIIMIKKSRNVARVARANEVFRESFAKVGQRLELLADDAGLAKRVEHASLWRLYRVAINEIRTRRAQGADTTSISAATIEAIRASLDAVRTKENQALGAKLGVLSNAIAGGPYIGLLGTVLGIMVVFLGTAMAGDVNINAIAPGMAAALLATAMGLFVAIPALFGYNRLVSRNKEVSADMRVFVDEFVTRLAEVHGETQAQEAAHHPAMRAPAASGQPVRDAQPAPAEA; this is encoded by the coding sequence ATGCAACGCCTATTGATGCTCCTACTGACCGTGCTGGCCGGCGTATTGCCGTCCGCCGCCAATGCCTGGTGGCAGCCAGACTGGCAGTACCGCAAGCAAATCACCGTGGACAGCACGCCGCAAGGCATGCCCCTGGGCGGCCCCGCCGGCCGCACGCCGCTGCTGGTGCGCCTGCATACGGGCAACTTCACCTTTGACGGTATCAACGAAAAAGGCGCCGACATTCGCTTTGTGGCGGCCGACGACCAGACCGTGCTGAATCACCAGCTGGAAGCCTTTGACCCCTTGCTGGGCATGGCCCTGGTGTGGGTGGATATGCCGGAAGTGGCCGACGGCCAGCGCCAGGATATCTGGATGTACTACGGCAACCAGAAGGCGCCCGCGTCGGCCAATGGCCAGCTGACCTTTGACCCGAACTACACGCTGGTCTATCACTTTGATGGCGCCGCTGGCGCCCCCCCGCGCGACACCACTGCCTACAGCAATCATGGCCAGACGCCGACGGGCGCTGCCGTGGATGGCGTAATCGGCCGTGCCGCGCAATTTGCCGGCGCCACGCCGCTGATGCTGCCTGCCAGCCCCTCGCTTGCCATTCCGGCTGCGGGCGCTTTCACGTTCAGCGCCTGGGTGCGTGCCGACCAACCCGCTGGCGAACAGCTGATCTATGCCCGCCGCGATGCCGGCAACGCGCTGCTGATCGGTATCAACCAAGGCGTGCCGTTTGTTGAGGTCAATGGACAGCGCAGCCAGCCCGGCCAGCCGCTGACGCCGGCGGCATGGCAGCATCTGGCCGTGACGGCCGATGGCAGCCAGGTCAATCTGTATGTGAATGGCCGCGCTTCGGCCTCGTTGGCCGCCAGCCTGCCGCCGCTTGCCACCACCGCAGCGCTCGGCGGCGATGTGCCTGCACCGGTAGCCGCGCCTGCGCCCGCCGCTGCGCCCGCTGCTGATGGCACGGTTCCGGCTGAAGCCGCCGTGGCTCCGCACCCGGTCTACGCGCCTTTTGTTGGCGCGATTGATGAAGTGCGTTTGTCCAAGGTCGCGCGTCCCGCTGCCCTGATCTACGCCGACGCCAGTTCGCAAGGCGCCGAGTCGCGTCTGGTGGCTTATGGCGCGGACGAAGAGCAGTCTGGCTTCGGTTTTGGCGGCATGGGCTTTCTGCTCAAGGCTGTGCCGATCGACGCCTGGATCATCATCGGCGTGCTGGTGCTGATGATGGTGCAGTCCTGGATCATCATGATCAAGAAGAGCCGCAACGTGGCTCGTGTTGCCCGCGCCAATGAGGTCTTCCGCGAATCGTTCGCCAAAGTTGGTCAACGTTTGGAACTGCTGGCTGATGATGCGGGTCTTGCCAAGCGCGTGGAACACGCCTCGCTGTGGCGTTTGTACCGCGTGGCCATCAATGAAATCCGCACGCGCCGTGCGCAAGGGGCCGACACCACGTCGATTTCCGCCGCCACGATCGAAGCAATCCGCGCATCTCTGGACGCCGTGCGCACCAAGGAAAACCAGGCGTTGGGCGCCAAGCTGGGCGTGTTGTCCAACGCGATTGCCGGCGGACCGTATATCGGCCTGCTGGGGACGGTGCTGGGCATCATGGTGGTGTTTCTGGGTACGGCCATGGCTGGTGACGTGAACATCAACGCCATCGCCCCGGGTATGGCGGCCGCCTTGCTGGCTACGGCCATGGGTCTGTTCGTCGCGATTCCTGCGCTGTTTGGCTACAACCGCCTGGTGTCGCGCAACAAAGAAGTCAGCGCTGATATGCGGGTGTTTGTCGATGAATTCGTCACGCGTCTGGCCGAAGTGCATGGCGAGACGCAGGCGCAGGAAGCCGCTCACCACCCCGCAATGCGCGCGCCGGCGGCCAGCGGCCAGCCCGTGCGCGATGCGCAACCTGCGCCCGCCGAGGCATAA
- a CDS encoding ExbD/TolR family protein: MASVSASQDDDDDAPVDGINITPLVDVLMVVLVMFILTATAQIAGIKVNLPKASSTMALSQPKTKAISVNDAGQVFLDAYPVTLPELEDRLRTEKALNPDFPVIVRGDAAVQYQKVVEVLDLLRRLELAQVGLVTGKPQ; the protein is encoded by the coding sequence ATGGCTTCCGTATCCGCTTCCCAGGACGATGATGATGACGCACCCGTCGACGGCATCAACATTACGCCGCTGGTCGACGTGCTGATGGTTGTGCTGGTCATGTTCATCCTGACCGCCACCGCGCAGATCGCCGGCATCAAGGTCAACCTGCCCAAGGCCAGTTCCACGATGGCCCTGTCGCAGCCCAAGACCAAGGCAATTTCCGTCAACGACGCCGGCCAGGTTTTCCTGGACGCCTATCCGGTCACTCTGCCCGAGCTGGAAGACCGGCTGCGCACGGAGAAAGCGCTGAACCCCGACTTCCCGGTCATTGTGCGCGGTGACGCCGCCGTGCAATACCAGAAGGTCGTGGAAGTGCTGGATCTGCTGCGCCGCCTGGAACTCGCTCAGGTCGGGCTGGTTACCGGCAAGCCGCAATAG
- a CDS encoding TonB C-terminal domain-containing protein — MPQHASDSPRVPHPARRWLKLAAVAVAVMVAAYALWRWANDMSGVRRDAPKVTAIIPLPPPPPPPPEPEKPPEPEQPKEEAVATPEPEPLPTPEPPKPQDEAPPRPSDDLANPMQIDGDAQAGSDAFNIGAGQGKGMSGGGGGRAGNATYSQYLAYALQKILRDDERTRNLTFRLQANIWLTASGQITRVELTRGSGDADVDARVVAALRAVPGLDERPPASASMPIRASLTGRRPS, encoded by the coding sequence ATGCCGCAACACGCATCCGATTCCCCGCGCGTCCCGCACCCGGCGCGCCGCTGGCTGAAGCTGGCGGCCGTCGCGGTGGCGGTAATGGTGGCGGCCTATGCGCTTTGGCGCTGGGCCAACGATATGTCCGGCGTCCGGCGCGATGCGCCCAAGGTGACGGCCATTATCCCGCTGCCGCCGCCACCTCCGCCGCCGCCCGAGCCCGAGAAACCGCCGGAGCCCGAGCAGCCCAAAGAAGAAGCCGTGGCAACGCCCGAACCCGAGCCGCTGCCTACGCCTGAGCCGCCCAAGCCGCAGGACGAGGCGCCGCCGCGCCCGTCTGACGATCTGGCCAACCCGATGCAGATCGACGGCGATGCGCAGGCTGGCAGCGACGCTTTCAACATTGGCGCTGGGCAAGGCAAGGGTATGTCGGGCGGTGGCGGCGGCCGTGCTGGGAACGCCACCTATAGCCAATACCTGGCCTATGCGCTGCAAAAGATCCTGCGCGACGACGAACGCACCCGCAATCTGACCTTCCGTCTGCAAGCCAACATCTGGCTCACGGCGTCGGGCCAGATCACGCGGGTCGAACTCACCCGCGGCAGCGGCGACGCCGATGTGGACGCGCGCGTGGTTGCCGCGTTGCGCGCCGTGCCGGGCCTGGATGAACGTCCGCCGGCCTCGGCCAGCATGCCCATACGCGCATCGCTGACCGGCCGTCGTCCTTCCTGA
- a CDS encoding putative porin produces MKFQLNRLAALLALAAASAAALPAHSAPAPSENATINLIRLLVQQGVLKPEQADALVAQAEAEAKSARQATPDRGAAVAQAGDVRVPYIPQTVRDQIRDEVKAEVMVQAKEENWAQPNTFPDWVSRITVEGDVRVRDESRFYSGSNSNEIVDFAKLNAKGPYDVNTNTNGGYPPMLNTREDRRNQLRIRARLGVRAEISEDWAAGIRLATGSDDSPVSTSQTLGGGMGKKDIWLDQAYLTYRAAKWATVTGGRIGNPFESTDTLFSNDLNFDGVAAIFKHPLQGRDVTLFGTLGAFATEYANNGWNSSSMTEGSTENKWLLGAQVGADWKINQQNSLRGALAYYHFDNIAGKRSSSCSPWAGDENCDTDWSRPAFMQKGNTLFQLRNIAPNPLNPADTPQPQYVGLASKFDLLDLNLRWDTRVFDGLGLRVNGNYIRNLAYSKSKMASRSQGFFVNNFGENGSIESGPNAWMLQATLGRSYDLKEKGDWLAFVGYKYIQPDALPDAFNDSSFHQGGTNARGYYIGAGYAFDKNVYGVFRWMSTKEIYGPPLAIDTMQFEINARF; encoded by the coding sequence ATGAAGTTCCAACTGAACCGGCTGGCTGCATTGCTGGCGCTGGCCGCGGCGAGCGCCGCCGCGCTGCCGGCGCACAGCGCACCAGCGCCTTCCGAAAACGCCACCATCAACTTGATCCGCTTGCTGGTGCAGCAAGGCGTGCTGAAACCCGAACAGGCCGACGCGCTGGTTGCGCAGGCCGAAGCCGAAGCCAAGTCCGCGCGCCAGGCGACCCCGGACCGGGGCGCGGCCGTCGCCCAGGCGGGCGATGTGCGCGTGCCCTACATTCCGCAAACCGTGCGCGATCAGATCCGCGACGAAGTCAAAGCCGAAGTCATGGTGCAGGCCAAGGAAGAAAACTGGGCGCAGCCCAACACCTTCCCTGACTGGGTATCGCGCATCACGGTTGAAGGCGATGTGCGCGTGCGCGACGAATCGCGCTTTTACTCGGGCAGCAACAGCAACGAAATCGTGGATTTCGCCAAGCTCAATGCCAAAGGCCCGTACGACGTCAATACCAACACCAACGGCGGCTATCCGCCGATGTTGAACACGCGCGAAGACCGCCGCAACCAGTTGCGCATCCGCGCCCGCTTGGGCGTGCGCGCCGAGATATCGGAAGATTGGGCAGCGGGTATCCGTCTGGCCACGGGCAGCGACGACAGCCCGGTGTCGACGTCCCAGACGCTGGGCGGCGGCATGGGCAAGAAAGACATCTGGCTGGATCAAGCCTACCTGACGTATCGCGCGGCCAAATGGGCCACCGTCACGGGCGGCCGGATCGGCAATCCGTTCGAGTCCACCGATACCCTGTTCTCCAACGACCTGAACTTCGACGGCGTCGCCGCTATTTTCAAGCACCCGCTGCAAGGCCGCGACGTGACCTTGTTCGGCACCCTGGGCGCGTTTGCCACGGAATACGCGAACAACGGCTGGAACTCGTCTTCCATGACCGAAGGCAGCACCGAGAACAAGTGGCTGCTGGGCGCGCAAGTGGGCGCGGACTGGAAGATCAACCAGCAGAACAGCCTGCGCGGCGCGCTGGCCTACTACCACTTCGACAATATCGCCGGTAAGCGTTCCAGCTCCTGCTCACCGTGGGCGGGCGACGAGAACTGCGATACCGACTGGTCGCGTCCGGCCTTCATGCAGAAGGGCAACACGCTGTTCCAGTTGCGCAATATTGCGCCCAACCCGCTTAACCCGGCAGACACCCCCCAACCGCAATACGTGGGTCTGGCGTCCAAGTTTGACCTGCTGGACCTGAACCTGCGCTGGGACACCCGCGTATTCGACGGCCTGGGCTTGCGCGTCAACGGCAACTACATCCGCAACCTGGCTTACAGCAAGAGCAAGATGGCCAGCCGTTCGCAAGGGTTCTTCGTCAACAACTTTGGCGAAAACGGCAGCATCGAAAGCGGCCCCAACGCCTGGATGCTGCAAGCCACGCTGGGCCGTTCTTACGACCTGAAAGAGAAGGGCGATTGGCTGGCCTTTGTTGGGTACAAGTACATCCAGCCGGATGCGCTGCCTGACGCCTTCAACGATTCTTCGTTCCATCAAGGCGGCACGAATGCTCGCGGTTACTACATTGGCGCAGGGTACGCATTTGACAAGAATGTTTACGGCGTCTTCCGCTGGATGAGCACCAAGGAGATCTACGGTCCGCCCTTGGCCATCGACACGATGCAGTTTGAGATCAACGCCAGGTTCTGA
- a CDS encoding DNA repair protein → MNMHIVWDESRHSPAAGRGRRFAAAVALCAAGLSLSCGAQAESMEERLRAQLRSTTQQLQQLQSEQAQVNAAKAAAEAQRDTAQKELESLRAQLAKSRGQAEKLAEQQGAVMESAQAQVAASHAQLGKFKGAYDELLTLSRGKEAERLALAKHLAQRDEEVKVCVAKNRDMYEAGKEILNAYERISTGDILAIKQPFAGKARVQFEEQAQAYGDRLYDAQTPRSQAAATSNP, encoded by the coding sequence ATGAACATGCACATCGTATGGGATGAATCCCGGCACTCGCCCGCGGCAGGGCGCGGCAGGCGGTTTGCCGCCGCCGTAGCCTTGTGCGCCGCGGGCCTGTCGCTGTCCTGCGGCGCGCAGGCTGAAAGCATGGAGGAACGTCTGCGGGCCCAACTGCGCAGCACCACCCAGCAATTGCAGCAGCTGCAAAGCGAGCAGGCGCAGGTCAACGCGGCTAAGGCGGCCGCCGAGGCGCAGCGCGATACCGCGCAGAAAGAGCTGGAGTCGCTGCGCGCCCAACTGGCCAAGAGCCGCGGGCAGGCTGAAAAACTGGCCGAACAGCAGGGCGCCGTGATGGAGAGCGCGCAGGCGCAGGTCGCTGCCAGCCACGCGCAATTGGGCAAGTTCAAGGGCGCGTATGACGAGCTGTTGACGTTGTCGCGCGGTAAGGAAGCGGAACGCCTTGCGTTGGCCAAACACCTGGCGCAGCGCGACGAAGAGGTCAAAGTATGCGTGGCGAAAAATCGCGACATGTACGAGGCCGGCAAAGAGATCCTGAACGCCTACGAACGCATCAGCACCGGCGACATTCTGGCGATCAAGCAGCCCTTCGCGGGCAAGGCGCGCGTCCAGTTTGAAGAGCAGGCGCAAGCGTACGGCGACCGCCTGTACGACGCCCAGACGCCGCGCAGTCAAGCTGCTGCAACGTCCAACCCGTAG
- a CDS encoding YbjN domain-containing protein: MTESSLIQEVNAERLQALLQSVGYRVTLSEQNGMVQLLSASQGVGFAARMGNPAQQDGDYLDYTLSCALRVQGELPAGLADRWNVEKRFARLSVQGVFLVLELDVIVAGGVSETYLRATTELWDRLLQEFLLFLRANATAPNESAAADAETDDASLAETPQEETAAA, from the coding sequence ATGACTGAATCCAGCCTGATTCAAGAAGTGAACGCCGAGCGCCTGCAAGCGCTGCTGCAATCCGTGGGCTACCGCGTGACCCTGTCCGAACAGAACGGCATGGTGCAATTGTTGAGCGCCAGCCAGGGCGTGGGCTTTGCCGCACGCATGGGAAATCCGGCGCAGCAGGATGGCGATTATCTGGACTACACGTTGAGCTGCGCACTGCGCGTGCAGGGCGAGTTGCCTGCGGGTCTGGCCGACCGCTGGAACGTGGAAAAGCGCTTTGCCCGCCTGTCGGTGCAGGGTGTTTTCTTGGTGCTGGAACTGGATGTGATCGTGGCCGGCGGCGTGTCGGAAACGTATTTGCGTGCCACTACCGAACTGTGGGATCGCCTGCTGCAGGAATTCCTGCTGTTCTTGCGCGCCAACGCGACGGCGCCGAATGAATCGGCCGCGGCCGATGCAGAAACCGATGATGCCTCGCTGGCTGAAACCCCGCAGGAAGAAACCGCCGCTGCGTAA
- a CDS encoding peptidylprolyl isomerase produces the protein MTTTLKSSNRLRLTAAVLLIAVLAGAVALMRGNDAQSSETAPPAKVAAAAPTSTAVTAAAPAIKAPAIATLGAVQVDRDELMLQLQALPPEARDQLRGNRTGLDQWLRARLAEKALVEQARAQGWQDKPELKRAFQAAQERILVQSYLASVSRAPDDYPAQADLQAAYERAKPQLAQPAQYRVSQIFLPAALGDADAVSAARKQALDLVKRAQAPKADFAALAQNYSRDDTTRAEGGDIGFVPLAQLTPEMRPVVEQMKAGEVAAPVQSVAGFHILKLTDLRPASVTPFDQVKEELRAALRTQRQEMAARAYLEGLLNAGTVSIDGAALNAAFEQTSAAAAAKPSVARAP, from the coding sequence ATGACCACAACTTTGAAATCCTCTAACCGGCTACGTCTGACGGCGGCGGTGCTGTTGATCGCGGTGCTCGCCGGTGCGGTTGCGCTGATGCGCGGCAACGATGCGCAAAGCAGCGAAACGGCCCCGCCGGCCAAGGTGGCGGCCGCAGCGCCCACCAGTACTGCCGTCACTGCTGCGGCCCCAGCCATCAAGGCGCCGGCCATTGCCACGCTGGGCGCGGTGCAGGTGGACCGTGACGAGCTGATGCTTCAGTTGCAGGCCCTGCCGCCCGAGGCGCGCGACCAGTTGCGCGGCAACAGGACCGGGCTGGACCAATGGCTGCGCGCCCGGCTTGCCGAAAAGGCGCTGGTCGAGCAAGCCCGCGCGCAAGGATGGCAAGACAAGCCAGAACTCAAGCGCGCTTTTCAAGCCGCGCAGGAGCGTATCCTGGTGCAAAGCTATCTGGCTTCCGTCAGCCGCGCGCCCGACGACTATCCCGCGCAGGCAGACCTGCAAGCCGCCTACGAGCGGGCCAAGCCGCAGTTGGCGCAGCCGGCGCAGTATCGGGTCAGCCAGATCTTCCTGCCGGCAGCGTTAGGCGATGCCGACGCTGTATCCGCGGCACGCAAGCAAGCGCTGGACCTGGTCAAGCGCGCGCAAGCGCCCAAGGCGGACTTCGCGGCCCTGGCTCAGAATTACTCGCGCGACGACACCACGCGCGCCGAAGGCGGAGATATCGGTTTTGTGCCGCTGGCGCAACTGACGCCAGAGATGCGTCCGGTGGTCGAGCAAATGAAGGCGGGTGAAGTGGCTGCGCCGGTGCAGTCCGTGGCGGGCTTTCATATCCTGAAGCTGACGGACCTGCGCCCGGCCAGCGTTACGCCCTTTGATCAGGTCAAAGAAGAACTGCGCGCTGCATTGCGTACGCAGCGTCAGGAAATGGCCGCACGAGCCTATCTGGAGGGGTTGTTGAATGCCGGAACCGTCAGCATCGATGGCGCGGCGCTCAATGCCGCATTTGAACAAACCTCAGCCGCGGCTGCGGCCAAACCGTCGGTCGCCCGCGCCCCATGA
- a CDS encoding MbcA/ParS/Xre antitoxin family protein — protein sequence MPHLNKPQPRLRPNRRSPAPHDAISPPSGTSVFLTLDARLTQALGGAEPPASLQRAGALLQALRQTFDGELRRWCPLVPDLAPDLTMGRVRDPARELGLDLSDLRVLYRALRVVWLAELVFGERELAHRWLSQPKRCLQGRVPLLLCQHGRYAAMIEQWLVNIDEGNGP from the coding sequence ATGCCGCATTTGAACAAACCTCAGCCGCGGCTGCGGCCAAACCGTCGGTCGCCCGCGCCCCATGACGCGATATCGCCGCCGTCGGGCACGTCTGTTTTCCTGACGCTGGATGCTCGTTTAACGCAGGCGCTGGGCGGTGCGGAACCGCCAGCCAGCCTGCAACGCGCGGGGGCGCTGTTGCAGGCTTTGCGGCAGACGTTTGACGGTGAATTGCGCCGCTGGTGTCCCCTGGTGCCGGATCTGGCGCCCGATCTCACGATGGGGCGGGTGCGAGATCCGGCGCGGGAACTGGGCCTGGACCTGTCGGACCTGCGCGTCCTGTATCGGGCGCTGCGGGTGGTATGGCTGGCTGAATTGGTGTTCGGCGAACGAGAGCTTGCGCACCGGTGGTTAAGCCAGCCCAAGCGCTGCTTGCAGGGACGTGTGCCTCTCTTGTTATGCCAGCACGGGCGCTACGCGGCCATGATTGAACAATGGCTAGTCAACATAGATGAAGGGAACGGCCCATGA
- a CDS encoding RES family NAD+ phosphorylase: protein MIALWRLSNSQDLQPRSRPAGRWHGAGAPVVVLDSHPAAAVFARLAQSEVAHPSALPRHYFLLEVMVPDHAISEASPPVHWQTDTPATRALGNAWLASGDTLLLRVPSPAGGFQYLLNAAHPHLAQCQIVSSVAYPYAPHLSGIADAVLDGAGWLVPARSGEA from the coding sequence ATGATTGCGCTGTGGCGCTTGAGCAATAGTCAGGACTTGCAGCCCAGATCGCGGCCGGCAGGGCGATGGCACGGCGCAGGCGCGCCCGTGGTGGTGCTGGACTCGCATCCCGCCGCTGCCGTGTTTGCGCGCCTGGCGCAGTCCGAAGTCGCGCATCCCAGCGCCTTGCCACGCCATTATTTTCTGCTGGAAGTCATGGTGCCGGATCACGCGATCAGCGAGGCCAGCCCGCCTGTGCATTGGCAGACCGACACCCCCGCCACCCGCGCCCTGGGCAACGCGTGGTTGGCCAGCGGCGACACCTTGCTGTTGCGCGTGCCATCTCCGGCCGGCGGCTTCCAGTATCTGTTGAACGCCGCGCATCCGCATCTGGCGCAATGCCAGATCGTGTCGTCGGTGGCTTACCCTTACGCCCCGCATCTGTCGGGAATTGCCGACGCGGTGCTCGATGGCGCGGGATGGCTGGTGCCGGCCCGGTCGGGCGAAGCATAA
- the pdxK gene encoding pyridoxine/pyridoxal/pyridoxamine kinase has product MTAIPAAPSTGAALPAYTAQVDIISIQSQVVYGYVGNNAAMPVFRRAGLRAIAVPTVILSNTPHYPTLHGGAVPLEWFDGLLRGLDERGVTKVARAVVCGYLGQPGQAESLARWLPGLRAARPDLRVHIDPVMGDRNDGLYVDAGLVAQYRRLLVPLADGMTPNHFELEQLVGRPLSSMDEVVAAARELIAEGPQWIVVTSAAPMAAEPGTLQLAVVTQDAASIVTHPEIAIPPSVHGTGDVFMASVTAKLLTGQDLPEAVREAAAVVTATLERTRELAWEELAVED; this is encoded by the coding sequence ATGACCGCAATTCCCGCAGCCCCCTCGACGGGCGCGGCGTTACCCGCCTACACCGCGCAGGTGGATATCATTTCAATCCAGTCCCAGGTTGTGTATGGCTATGTCGGCAATAACGCCGCCATGCCGGTATTTCGCCGCGCGGGCTTGCGCGCCATCGCCGTGCCAACCGTCATTCTGAGCAATACGCCGCACTATCCCACGCTGCATGGCGGCGCGGTGCCGTTGGAGTGGTTTGACGGCTTGTTGCGGGGCCTGGACGAACGTGGCGTCACCAAGGTGGCGCGTGCGGTCGTTTGCGGATATCTGGGCCAGCCCGGTCAGGCCGAATCGCTGGCGCGCTGGCTGCCGGGCCTGCGCGCGGCGCGGCCGGACCTGCGGGTGCATATCGACCCGGTCATGGGTGACCGCAACGACGGCCTGTACGTAGACGCAGGTCTGGTCGCGCAGTACCGGCGCCTGCTGGTGCCTTTGGCAGACGGCATGACGCCGAATCACTTTGAACTGGAACAACTGGTCGGACGGCCGTTGTCGTCCATGGATGAAGTGGTTGCGGCGGCGCGTGAGCTCATCGCCGAGGGGCCGCAATGGATCGTTGTGACCAGCGCTGCGCCGATGGCGGCGGAGCCGGGCACTTTGCAATTGGCGGTCGTAACGCAAGATGCGGCCAGCATCGTGACCCACCCCGAGATCGCCATTCCGCCATCCGTGCATGGCACGGGCGACGTATTCATGGCCAGTGTCACAGCCAAGCTGCTGACCGGTCAGGACCTGCCCGAAGCGGTACGCGAAGCTGCGGCCGTGGTTACGGCAACGCTGGAACGTACGCGTGAACTAGCCTGGGAAGAGCTGGCGGTCGAAGACTAG